The DNA segment GACGGGCTGGCGGCGGCAGCCTGGTGGTGGCTGGTGGCCTCGGCGGTGGGACTGGCGGCCTGGCCCTTGACCCATCGGCTGCTGGGGAGGCTATGGGCCGGGGGATGGCCTCTTGCTCGGGTGGTGGGACTGGCCCTGACGGCCTATCCCGTCTGGCTGGGCGCGAGCCTGGGAGTGACGTCCAACACTGTGGGGGCCTCGTTACTCTCCCTGGGCTGCCTGACCCTGATAGGGCTGGTGCTGGCCTGGCTGGGAAGGCGCAGCTTGACGGCCTTCCTGCGCTCCCGCTGGCGGGAGGCGGCAGCGGCGGAAGGGGTGGCGCTGGTGGCCTACCTGATCTGGACCGCGGTACGTGTCCTCAACCCAGATCTGTGGCACCCGTGGTGGGGCGGCGAGCGCCCCATGGAGATGGGCTTCTTCCTAGCCGTCCTCAAGAGCGGCCGCTTCCCCCCTTACGACCCCTTCTATGCCGGCGGGTACATCAACTACTACTACTATGGACTGCACCTGGCGGGCTCGCTCACGAAGCTGAGCGGCATTCGGCCTGAGGTGGCCTTCAACCTAGCCCTCTCGCTGTTCTACTCCCTCACCTTCTCTTCGGCCATGGTTCTGGGCGCCAGCCTGGTACGCAGTAGAGCGGTGCTCGCTGGTCTGGCATCAGCGGCATTGGTGGCCATCGTGGGCAACGTGGAGGGCGGGCTGCTGCTCATCCGCAGGTGGGCGGAGATAGGCCCCAATGCCCCGGGCGGCGGGGTGGCCCTGGTGGGGTGGCTGCCGCGAGTGGTGAGCGGAGTGGTAGCGGTACTCACCGGGCAGCGGGCAGCTCCGGCCTACGACTTCTGGGCCCCGACCCGGGTGATCCCCGACACCATCAACGAGTTTCCCTTCTTCAGCTTCCTCTACGGCGACCTGCACCCGCACATCCTGGACATGCCCGTGATCCTGACCGCCGCCGCGACGGCGTTCTGCCTGGTCGCCCGTCCCACCGGAGACGTGCCTCCACGGCTCGACCGGGCAGCGGTAGCGCGCCTCGGCCTGCTGGCCCTGCTCATCGGCACCGCCGTGGCCACCAACACCTGGGACGCACCGCTGCTGGTGGCCACGAGCCTGGGGGCGGTGGTGCTCCTGTGGGCCAGGAGCCGGCATCGGAACCGGATTCCCTGGTTGGTGGCTGTGGGTGTCATTGCGGCGGCGGTTGCTGGGGTGCTGCTCTTCCTGCCCTTCCTGAGCCTCTACCGGCCCCCTCCGGGAGGGTTCTCCTGGTCCGACGATGGCAGCCCGCTGATGCACTTCCTGCGAGTGTGGGGCCTGTTCGCCTTCCTGTCCGCTGCTCTCAGTCAGGAAGTGATCGCGGAGAGCCGGTTCCGACGCGGGGCGCTCGGGTTCCTGGCTCTGGCCGTGCGTCAGTGGCGGCGGCTACCCCGGTTGCTGGGCTTGGCGGAGCGCTCTACGGAGGGCCGCCGGGCTGCCGGGGCTGCCGGCTGGTTGCTCCTGGCATCGCTCGCGGCACTGGGAGGGCTGGTGTTGCTGGGACGGGCGGCCGCAGCCGTGGCATTGGCGCTGGCGCTGGTGAGCGGGCTGGGGGCAGTGGCGGCCCGGGGGAGAGGGACAGCCTTCGCTCAGGGGCTGGCGGCCTTGGGCTGGCTGGTTTTGCTGGGCACGGAGCTGTTTTACCTGAAGGACTGGCTTGCCGGCGGCGCCGCCTACCGCATGAACACCGTATTCAAGTTCGGGGTCCAGGCCTGGCTGCTTCTCGGGGTGGCCTGCGGTGCCCTGGCGCTCCGGCGGGGGACAAGGTCAGGGGACGGTAGACGAGCCGGCTGGCGACTGCCGGCGCTGGCCCTGGTGTGTCTGGCAGCGGTCTACCCAGTGCTGGGGACGCCCACGCGGCTGAGCGACCGTTTCCCCAATGCCCAACCTCCGATAGGTACGCTGGACGGCCTGGCGTATATGTCGGTGGGAGCCTACTTCTGGCCCGACGAGAACCATTTCATAGTTCTGGCGCCCGAAAAGGAGGCGCTGGACTGGCTGCGGGAAAACGTCTCCGGCACGCCGGTGGTGGCGGAGGCGGCGCTGGGCTACTACCGGGAGGGTGGGTCGCGGGTGGCGGCCTACACCGGGCTGCCCATACCCCTGGGGCCGCAGCACGAGGCGGAGCAGCGGCCCCAGGCACCGCTGGGCACGCGCCACGCGCTGGTGCGGCTTCTGTATGAATCGCCCGACCCGGCAGAGACTCTGGATCTGATGGAGCGGCTGGGCGTGTCTTACGTGTACGTGGGGCAGCTCGAGCGCATCGCCTACGGCCAGGGGATCGGCGACAAGTTCGCCACTATGGCATCCGCCGGGCAGTTGGAGACCGTCTTCGACAACGCCGACGTCGTTGTCTACAGGTTACAGGTTACAGGGGACAGGTTACAGGGGGAGAGGGAATAGGGATGTGGTTGCGGCGACCACTCGTCACGCCCAGACGCAGTCTCCCTCTCCCCCACACCCTGTTCCCTGTAACCTGTCCCCTATAACCTGTCCCCTGTAACCTGTAACCTGTCCCCTGTAACCTACCCCCTAGCCTTCCAGCCTCTGATGGCGGACATGGCCTGCCGGGCGCCAGCGCGCATGAAGCCGGCGTCGTTGGTGATGGCGATGAACCGGAAGCCCTGCTCTATGCGGCGGCTGACGTGCTCGGCGTCGGGAACGTGAATGCCAGCCGGAGTGCCCACCTTCTTCGCTGCCCGCAGCACCTCCTGGATGGCTTCCTCGTGGCGCGGGTCGCTGACGCTCATGTCGGGCTTGAGGCCCATGGAGCCGGCCAGGTCATTGGGGCCGATGAAGCAGGCGTCCACTCCCTCCACCGAGAGGATGGCCTCGGCATTGCGGACGGCCTCGATGTGCTCGATCTGGACGATGCAGGCGACCTGGTCGTTGGCCCAGGCAAAGTAATCGTCTCCGTAGACCATGCAACGGCCACCGCCCAGTGAGCGGACGCCCTCGGGCGGGTACTTCATAGCCGCTACCGCTTGCTCCGCCTGGGCCACCGTGTTCACCATGGGCACCACCAGCCCCAGGGCACCGGCATCCAGCAGCCGCTTGATCAGGGCGGGATCATTCCACGCCACCCGGGCCATGGGGATCGTCGGCGTAGTGGCGATCGCCTGGAAGCACTGAACTGTGGTCTCGAAGCCGATGGGGCTGTGCTCGGTATCCACGACCAGCCAGTCCCAGCCCAGGTGAGCCATGTACTCGGCAGCGATGGGAGAGCACAGCGACAGCCAGGTGCCCACCGCTGGCTGGCCGGCGGCCAGCTTCTCTTTCACCGTGTTTACCTTCACCAGACCTCCTGTCGGCCTTAGCTAGCGGATCGGTATCAGTGCGGTCCTGGTCAGGCCCAGCCGTCGAGAGCCTCCTCGACACTAGCGAAGAGCGGAGGCAGATTCGCCAGGCTCTCCCCGCCGTTTTCGATCACCGAGAGGGGCACGGCCAGCCTCACCCTGAGGCCGCAGCCGACCAGGTAGCTGAAGAAGGGGCCGAGCGCGCCTAGAGCGGCTCCAGCCCCGTCGGCGTAGGTCAGATCAATGACCACCCGGTTCAGGTTGGCTTGCTGGAAGTCGAGCATGGCGTCGCGCAGTCGACGGATGGCGGCTGCGCCGCTAAGGGAAAGCACAGCCAGGACCACTACGCCGTCGCGCACGCGGGCCAGTGACGACCGTGGCTGCTTGGTGCGCTCGGCCAGGGATCGCACTTGGGCGGGCGTAGGGGGCAGCACGAGCACTTCGTCGAAGCCCGCGCCCAGCAGCCGGGCCCGCTCCGCCGGAGCCTGTGCTCTGTCTGCTAGGGCCACCAGATAGGCGGTCGCTGTCTGGAAGGGGCCTCGCAAACGTCGGACCAGATCCGGGCCGTCCAGATCAGCCAAGAAGGGCTCCGCCAGGATCAGGGGTACGCAGTTGGCGATGGCGATGGCGAGAGCATCCAATCCGCTGGACGTGACCTCTACCGACCCGTGTTCGGCGAGGTACCGTGCCAGCAGGCTGACGCGCCAGTCGTCTCGGGCCGCCACCAGGGCGAAGACGTCCCGGCCGGCGACAGTTTCCGAGCCAGTCACGTTCGTGCGCCCGGGCTGGATCGGCACTATCCGCTTCAGGCGCTGGAGCAGGGCATAAGGCTCAAAAGGCTTAATGATGTAGTCGTCCGCGCCGCTACCTATCAGATCTTGCACCTGGCGGGCAGCCGTGACGGCAGTCAGCATGATGACCGGTATGGCCTTGGTTTCCGGCATGCTCTTGAGGCGGCGGAGGACTTGGTGGCCGTCCACCGTGGGGAGCACGACGTCCAGCAATATGAGATCGGGCTGATTCTCCCAGGCGAGGCGCAGCCCTTCCAGGCCGTCGGAGGCGAGCAGGACCTGATGATCGGACTGGCTCAGGAACAACTGGAGCATCTCCCTGAGGTCAGGATCGTCGTCTATTATGAGGATCTTCGCCATCAGGTACCTCAGCGCGGGTAGCGTTCATGCGTTGGCGTGAGATCAGGGGCACAGTGGCCGGCCCCAGGGACTGAGCGATGCTAGCATGGGGCCCGAGCGGCGTCAACGGAGGACTGGCTTCACCGCGGTTCACCCCCGGAGTTCACCGTGGAGGGCGCAGAGACCGCAGAGGAAACGCACTGAGGAAAGGGAGGAGGATAGGGAGGACGCAAGTCTGGAGGTGTATATGGACCGCCAGGGCTGCCGGACTCGCGGCGGGGTCTACCGACCCAGCCCTTCTCTACTATCCTCTGCGTCTTCCCTGCGGTCTCTGCGCCCTCGGCGGTGAGATCTACCCTGCGCTTGCGGAGCGGCGGACCTGCTGGTACTATCAAGGGTCAAAGGCTGTGACGGAGAGGAGTAGGCCCAGGGGAAGTCCCCAGGGAGGCCGGGCCGCCGACTGAAAGCCCGGCTGGATGGAAGCTGGCTGAAGTTCGCTCCTGAGCCGACGGGTGAAGCGGCGCTGCCGTGTGTAGTCCGCTCCGGGAGCCTCCCGTTAGCGAGGCACCCAATAAGCCGCGCAGGCGGTCGTTGGGCCGAGTGGGTCCTGGTGACCAATTAGGGTGGTACCGCGAGGCCGTCGTCCTCGTCCCTAAGGGAGAGGCGGCGGCTTCTGTGTTATTGCCTACAACGGAGGCGGCGGGGCCAGGAGGTAACGAAGTGTCAAGAGACCTGGAGAGGCTGGAGCAGGAGGCATTGGAGGAGCTGGGCAGGGCTTCGAGCGGGCCGGAGCTGGAAGCCTGGCACCAGAAGTACCTGGGCCGGCGTGGCCAGCTGACGCTGTTCATGCGCGCCATCGGGTCCCTGCCGCCGGAGAAGCGGCCCCAGGCCGGACAGGCGGGCAACCGGCTGCGGGAGCTGCTGGAGGCCCGTCATCGCGAGCGCGAGGCGCAGGTGCGCGAGATCGAGCTGGCTCAGACTCTGGCGGCCCAGGCCGTGGACGTGACCCTTCCCGGCCGCCGGCCCTGGACGGGCGGGCTGCATCCGGTCACGCTGACCCTGCGGCGGATGTACGACATCTTCGCCGAGATGGGCTTCCAGGTCTTCCGCTCCCGCGAGGTGGAGACCGACAGCTACAACTTCGAGCTGCTCAACATGCCGCCTCACCACCCGGCACGCGACATGTGGGACACCTTCTACGTGAGCGACACGGTGGTCCTGCGCACTCATACGTCGCCGGGGCAGATTCACGCTATGCGCACGTTCTATCCGGATCCTATCCGGGTCATCCTGCCGGGCAAGTGCTACCGCTATGAGCAGGTCACGGCGCGGTCGGAGTCCATGTTCTATCAGGTAGAGGGGCTGGCAGTGGGCCACAGCATCACCCTGGCCGACCTCAAGGGTGTGATGGCGACCTTCGCGCGGCGGATGTATGGGCCGGAGCGACGCATGCGGTTCCGAGCCAGCTACTTCCCCTTCACCGAGCCCAGCGTGGAGGTGGACATGGACTGCATCATCTGCGGGGGCGACGGCTGTCGGGTGTGCAAGCAGACGGGCTGGGTGGAGATCGCCGGCGCCGGGATGGTGCATCCGACGGTGCTGCGGAACGGAGGCTACGACCCAGACGAGTTCAGCGGGTTCGCCTTCGGCATGGGACCAGAAAGGGTGGCCATGATCCTTAACGACGTGGATGACATCCGCTACTTCTACGGCAATGACCTGCGCTTCCTGCGCCAGTTCGGCAGCCTGAGCTAGAGAACGTGATGCGTGATACGTGACACGTGATGCGTGATGCATAGCGCATCACGTGTCGCTATTCACTCGTCACGTATCACGCATCACGTGTCACGTGTTATGTGCGACATCGAGCGGATGAGGAGAGCCTGTCATGCGAGCACCATTGAGCTGGCTGCGCGAGTACGTGGATATTGACCTCCCGGTCGAGGAGTTGGCCGAGCGGCTCACCCTGGCCGGGCTCGAAGTCAAGGCTATAGACCGGATCGGTGACTGGTGGGACCGAGAACGGATCGTGGTAGGCCGAGTGGTGCGGGTGGAGCCACACCCCAACGCTGACCGACTGACGCTGCCGGTGGTGGAGTACGGAAACAACGAAGCCATCCAGGTCGTAACTGGGGCGCCCAACGTCGCGGTGGGATCATCGGGGCAGAAGGTGGCGCTGGCGATGGCCGGGGCCCGACTGATAGATGGGTATGCCGAAGAGAGACGCTGGATCACTCTCAAGCCCAGCAGAATCCGCGGGGTGGCCTCCGAGGGGATGGTCTGCTCGGAGAAGGAACTGGGGTTGTCGGACGAGCACGAGGGCATCCTCATCCTGCCTGACGATGCCCCAGTGGGTGTCCCGCTGGTGGACTATCTGGGCGACATGGTGTTGGATATCGAACTCACGCCCAACCTGGCCCGGTGCCTTTCCATCATTGGGGTGGCGCGGGAGGTGGCTGCCCTAACCGGTCGGGAGCTTCGACTGACGGAGCCGGAGATGCTGGCCCAGGGCCCGCCAGCGGCAGGCCAAGTGTCGGTGGAGATCGCCGACCCGGATCTGTGCTCCCGCTACACCGCCACCATCATCCGTGGCATCGAGGTGAGCGAATCCCCCTTCTGGATGCGGAGGCGACTGCAGCTCTGCGGGGTGCGACCCATCAACAACATCGTGGACATAACCAACTACGTGATGCTGGAGTGGGGCCAGCCGTTGCACGCTTTCGACTACGATCTGCTGCGCGGCCCTTCCGGCCGCAGGCCGCCGGAGGATACTCCCTGCATCGTGGTGCGTCGGGCCCGGCCGGGCGAAACCATGACCACGCTGGACGGCCAGCTTCGGCAGCTGGACGAGGACATCCTGCTCATCACCGACGGGGGCGGTCCGGTGGCGGTGGCTGGTGTCATGGGCGGGCTGGAGTCCGAGATCGGAGAGGCTACGCGGCACGTGCTCCTGGAAGCGGCTTCGTTCGACATGATCGGCAACCGGGTGGCGGCCCAGCGCCTGCGGCTGAGCTCCGAGGCCGCCTACCGGTTTGGCCGGGGGGTGCCGCCGTCTCTAGCCGATCGGGCGGCGCGACGGGCGGCGGAGCTGATGCGTTCGCTCGCCGGAGGGGAGATCCAGGCGGGCGTAGTGGACGCCTACCCGGTGCCCCAACCGGTGATAGTGGTACCACTGAATCCGGAGCGAGCCCGGCGAGTGCTGGGGCTGGACGTGAGCGACGACGAGATCGAGGCCATCCTCTGCTCGCTGGAGTTCCGCGTGCAGCGAGCGAACGAAGAGTGGAGGGTCGAGGTGCCTCCGGAGCGGCTGGACGTGAGCATCGAGGAGGACCTCTACGAGGAGATCGCCCGCCTCTACGGATACGAGCGGCTGCCCACCACCCGCATGCGCGACGAGTTGCCACCCGAGCATGACGACCGGTCGCTTCGGGCGGAGGAGGTGCTGCGGAACGCGCTGGTGGCCTCAGGGCTGCAGGAAGTCATCACCTACTCCCTAGTGGACTGGCGCCAGGAGCTGCCTCTGCATCCGGCGGGGGCGCTGACCGAGGACGACTACGTGCGGGTGCTCAACCCGCTGGCCACCGATCGACAGTGGCTGCGGCGTCTGGTGCTGCCCGGTGTCCTGGGGACAGTCCGCGACAACCTGCGCTTCACCGACGCCCTGCGCATCTTCGAGATAGGGCACGTCTACCTGCACCGTCAAGGGCAGGAACTCCCCGAGGAGCGGGCTAGACTGGCAGCTGCCATGACCGGATGGGCAGAGGAGCCCTCCTGGCAGGACCAGTCGCCGCGGGGGCTGGACTTCTTCGATGCCAAAGGAGCTCTAGAGGAAGTGGCCCAGCGACTGGGGGTGAGTCTGTCTTTCTCAGCCGGCACCCGAGAGGGGATGCATCCGGGCCGAACGGCGAACGTGTCGCTGGAGGACGGCACCGAGATCGGCTATCTGGCCGAGCTGCATCCGGCAACGCGCGCCTTCTACGGCCTGCCGGAGCAGCCCATCATGGTGTGGGAGCTGGACCTGGTTCCCCTCCTGGAGCACTGGGTAGAACACCCCAAGGTGGAGCCGGTCTCGCGCTTTCCGCCGGTGATCCAGGATATGGCGGTGGTGTTGCCGATCGAGGTGCCGGAGGCCCTGGTGGAGGAGGAGATCCTGCGCGCCGGTGGGGCGCTTCTGGGATCGGCTCGGCTCTTCGACATCTACACCGGCGATCCCATCCCCGAGGGGGAGCGCAGTCTGGCCTTCCGCCTGGTCTACCGGGCTCTGGACCGGACGCCTGGGGAGGACGAGGTGCGGAGAGCGCACGAGCGCATCGCCCGGCGCCTGGCGGAGCGGCTGGGAGCGCGGCTGAGAGAATGATACGTGATGCGTGATGCGTGATTCGTGATACGTGATGCGTGATGAGCGAGATGAGCGAGCGTCAGATATGGCGCCTGACGCGTCACCTATCACGCATCACTCTTCACGCATCACGTATCACTCTTCACGCATCACGCTTCGCCACCGTCTCCCAGGCGACGGCAACGAGGGTCCGGAGCATGGTCCGCAGGCTCTCTACGGGCAAGCACTCGTCGCGCCCATGTACTCCTTCCTGGCCGCCCAGCTCTGGCCGGGGAGCCTGGGGAGCGAAGCCGTAGACCGTGGCCCCGAGGGGCCGGACGAAGCGAGAGTCGGTGAAGCCGGAGGTAATGCCGGGAAGCCAAGCCAGGTCGTGGTGGCCAGTGGCCGCGGCGGTGGCCCTCTGGACCGCCTGGCTGAACGGGGTCGGGTAGTCCGAAGCACTGGGCTCGGCCGTGGTGCGCACTTGCACCTGGACGCCGGCCAGGCCCTTCAGTGCATCCGCGAGGGCACGCTCGACGTCGGCCTGTGTCTGACCGGGGAGGGTGCGCACGTCGCAGGTGAGCTGAGCGGTGGCCGGAATGGCGTTGGACTTGGAGCCGGCGCGTGCCATGGTGGGGGTCACCGTCATGGCCGAAGCACCGCGCAGGGCTGAGGCTATGCCCCTTTCGGCCCTGTCCAGGGCAGCGAAGTCCACCGAGAGGAAGCGGACCAGGTCCCGCGCCATCATCGCGCGGGCGGCATCGAATACCGGATGCGATAGGTCCACCCCGGGCCGGTAGGCCTGGAGGCGCTGAACGGCCGTGGCCAGAGGGTAGAGGGGGCTGTCCGCGGCCCAGGGAGCAGCGGCGTGTCCCCCCCGTCCGGTCAGGGTGATGGTGGCCTCTAGGCGCCCCTTCTCGCCGGTGTTGAGGATGTAGCCCAATCGCTCCCCCGTCTGGAAGCAAGTGCCTCCACCTTCATTCAGGGCGTAGTCGGCCGCGATCAAGTCGCGGTGCTGGCGGGCGAGCCACTCGAAGCCGTAGCGGCCGCCCGTCTCCTCGTCGGCCCCGGCGGCCAAGATGACTGTCCCTCTCAGGGGCAGGTTCACGCGGGCCAGAACCAGGAGGGCCATGGCGCCGGCGGCGGCGAGGCCCTTGCAGTCGGCGGCGCCCCGGCCGTGGATGGCCCCGTCCGCCACGGTGCCGGCGAAGGGTGGGAAGCGCCACTGATCGGCGTCGTCCACCGGGACCACGTCGAGGTGGCTCATCAGAAGGAGGCGGGGACGGCCGCCGGACCCAAGGCTTGCCACCAGGTTGCCCCGGTCCGGTGCCGATTCCAGAATGCGGGCCTCGATGCCCTCCCGGGCCAGTTTGGCCTGCAGGACTCGACAGACATCCGTCTCGTGCCCGGGACCGTCTTCCCCGGCGTTGATGCTCGGAACCCGAATGAGCTCGGCAAGCAACTCCACGGCCTCGTCGAGAGACCGGTCGGCGTTCTCCAGGATGTGGTCCAGGGACATGTCTGCCTCCGTGAGGGCTTCTGCCCCGGTCATTCCTCCAGGAAGGCCAGGGAGGGGAGACTTTCGAGCGCGCGCACCAGAGCCAGGAGCCAAAGGACGGCGTTGGCGGCATCGTTGAGGTCGCAGGTACACACGGGCGAGTGGGAGTACCGACGGGCGAGGCCGATGCCGCCGGTGGGGATGCCCCCCCGCGCCAGATGGATGGAGGCGGCGTCGGTGGCGGCTTTGCCCAGCACGGTGGCGCGCTGGTAGGGCACACCGGCGCTCTGGGCAGCCTGTTCCAGGAGACGGCGCATGGCCGGATGCATGATGTTGCCGGCTGCAGCGTCGCCGCTCGCCAGGAGGAGCACCGGGCCCTTGCCGATGGCTGCCGGCATCTCGCGGTGGTAGTCCACGTCCGGTGTATCGCCGCTCATGAAGGTATCCACGGGCACGGCGCAGTCAGGCGCCAAGGAGTAGGCGGCCACGGCGGCACCGCGGAGACCGACTTCTTCCTGGGTGGTGATGACGCAGGAGACCCGGGTGGCCGGCCGCTCCCGCTGCAGCCTGCGCATGGTAGCCAAGAGGACAGCACAACCAAGGCGGTCGTCAATGGCCTTGCCGGCCACGATGTCCGGCCGTCCTAGCTCCACCAGCGGGCTGACGAAGGCCACCGCGTCACCGATGCGCACCCTGAGGGCAGCCACCTCATCGGCATTGGCGGCTCCGACGTCAATGTACAAGTCGTCGGGATCGGGCAGGCGGCCGCGGTCTTCGGGTCCCTGCAAGTGTCCGCTCTTGACCCCGATCACGCCGCGCACCGACCCATTGATGCGGACCATGCGCCCGGGGAGAAGGGCGGGCTGGGTGCCACCGACAATGGAGAACCGAAGGTATCCCTCGGGCTCCACGCTCTTGACCATGAGCCCGATCTCGTCTGAGTGGGCGGCCAGCAGCAGGTGGTACCCCTCGGAGCCGCCGACCGTAGCGCAAACGTTGCCGAAGCAGTCCACGCTGATGGTATCGCTCAAGGGAGCGAGCTTGTGGCGCAGGGCGCGGATGACCGCTTCCTCGTGCCCCGATACCCCGTCCAGAGCGGTGAGCTCCTCCAGATCCGATCTGATCTCGGCTTTGACGTCCTCTAGCATGGGCATTCCCTCCCCAGGTGGCAGGCAATGGTAGGCCGCGGCAGCCATGCTGACAAGTGTCGGCGAGCGAGCAGAGTGAGCGAGGAACCGGGGCTCGCCCCGCAATCGTCGTAGTGAGTCTTGGCGGACTGCGCCCCTCGCCCCCGACCATCAGCCTGAGCCTCAGCGTACCACTTGTGTGCCTCTGGTGCCGTTCTGAGCATCAGTGAGGCAGCCGTGTCCCCCGGGTGTCATGCTGAACCAAGTGAAGCATCTTCGATTTCCCAGTCCGAGGTTCTTCGCTGACGCTCCGAATGACACCGGGGGACGCGGGCACGGGACTGGGGGAGCGGGCGTGACAAGGATATGAGAGGCATGGCTCTCGGAGCGGCCGCATGGGGGCACACGAGAAGCTTCAGCGATAGTAGTGCACCGTGCAGGAGAGGCGACGGGACCGATGTGGCCTGCGGCATCGGCCTCAGAGGCAGGACTGCGCCGGACGACCCAGGTCTTTGACCCTCTCTGGCCCCAGACCTATAATCACCCTCTGACCTAGCGCATTCAGGGCAGTACTGGAGGAGGCCTTGGCTCTCACTGATGACCTGTTGGCGGACATGCACGCCGCGATGCGCGCTGGAAATGTGCGGCGGCGCGAGACGCTGCGCATGCTACGGGCCGCCATCAGGAACGAAGAGGTGGCCCAAGGACACTCGCTAGACGAGGCGGCGCTGATAGAGGTGCTCCAGCGGGAGGCCAAGAAGCGGCAAGAGCCGTTGGAGATGTACCGCCGTGCGGGGCGGCAAGACCTGGTGCAGGAGATGGAGACCGAGCTTGCTATCATAGCCGAGTATCTGCCCGAGCCCATGAGTGCCGAGGAGGTTGAGGCTGTCGTCAGGGAGGCCATCGCCGAAACCGGCGCCGAAGACCCCCGCCAGCTAGGCCAGGTTATGAAACTGGTTATGCCCCGGGTGAGGGGAAGGGCCGACGGGCGGCAGGTGAGCGAGCTAGCTCGCAGGCTTCTCTCCCAGTCAAGCTAAGGCAGCGGTGGCTTTCGCTTTCACTCAAGACCCCTACACGCTTCCCGAGCGAGAACTGACCCCCCTTGAGCGGCTGAGGGTTCTGGGTTCCGCGTTGCTGCTGTCCCTCGCCCTGGGGGCCGTTCTGGTCGTCCGAGGCTCCCCCGGGCCGGCCCTTGCTCTCGAGCTGGGCGACATAAGCCCACGCGACATAACCGCGCCCCGAAGCGTGACCTACATCAGCGATGTCCTCACAGAGCGGGCTCGTCAGGCGGCCGAGAGCGCAGTGGACGTGGTCTACGACGCTCCGGATGCTGGCGTCGCCCGGCGACAGGTCAGTCTG comes from the Anaerolineae bacterium genome and includes:
- a CDS encoding phenylalanine--tRNA ligase subunit beta, whose product is MRAPLSWLREYVDIDLPVEELAERLTLAGLEVKAIDRIGDWWDRERIVVGRVVRVEPHPNADRLTLPVVEYGNNEAIQVVTGAPNVAVGSSGQKVALAMAGARLIDGYAEERRWITLKPSRIRGVASEGMVCSEKELGLSDEHEGILILPDDAPVGVPLVDYLGDMVLDIELTPNLARCLSIIGVAREVAALTGRELRLTEPEMLAQGPPAAGQVSVEIADPDLCSRYTATIIRGIEVSESPFWMRRRLQLCGVRPINNIVDITNYVMLEWGQPLHAFDYDLLRGPSGRRPPEDTPCIVVRRARPGETMTTLDGQLRQLDEDILLITDGGGPVAVAGVMGGLESEIGEATRHVLLEAASFDMIGNRVAAQRLRLSSEAAYRFGRGVPPSLADRAARRAAELMRSLAGGEIQAGVVDAYPVPQPVIVVPLNPERARRVLGLDVSDDEIEAILCSLEFRVQRANEEWRVEVPPERLDVSIEEDLYEEIARLYGYERLPTTRMRDELPPEHDDRSLRAEEVLRNALVASGLQEVITYSLVDWRQELPLHPAGALTEDDYVRVLNPLATDRQWLRRLVLPGVLGTVRDNLRFTDALRIFEIGHVYLHRQGQELPEERARLAAAMTGWAEEPSWQDQSPRGLDFFDAKGALEEVAQRLGVSLSFSAGTREGMHPGRTANVSLEDGTEIGYLAELHPATRAFYGLPEQPIMVWELDLVPLLEHWVEHPKVEPVSRFPPVIQDMAVVLPIEVPEALVEEEILRAGGALLGSARLFDIYTGDPIPEGERSLAFRLVYRALDRTPGEDEVRRAHERIARRLAERLGARLRE
- a CDS encoding M20/M25/M40 family metallo-hydrolase, with amino-acid sequence MTGAEALTEADMSLDHILENADRSLDEAVELLAELIRVPSINAGEDGPGHETDVCRVLQAKLAREGIEARILESAPDRGNLVASLGSGGRPRLLLMSHLDVVPVDDADQWRFPPFAGTVADGAIHGRGAADCKGLAAAGAMALLVLARVNLPLRGTVILAAGADEETGGRYGFEWLARQHRDLIAADYALNEGGGTCFQTGERLGYILNTGEKGRLEATITLTGRGGHAAAPWAADSPLYPLATAVQRLQAYRPGVDLSHPVFDAARAMMARDLVRFLSVDFAALDRAERGIASALRGASAMTVTPTMARAGSKSNAIPATAQLTCDVRTLPGQTQADVERALADALKGLAGVQVQVRTTAEPSASDYPTPFSQAVQRATAAATGHHDLAWLPGITSGFTDSRFVRPLGATVYGFAPQAPRPELGGQEGVHGRDECLPVESLRTMLRTLVAVAWETVAKRDA
- a CDS encoding 2-dehydro-3-deoxyglucarate aldolase; the protein is MKVNTVKEKLAAGQPAVGTWLSLCSPIAAEYMAHLGWDWLVVDTEHSPIGFETTVQCFQAIATTPTIPMARVAWNDPALIKRLLDAGALGLVVPMVNTVAQAEQAVAAMKYPPEGVRSLGGGRCMVYGDDYFAWANDQVACIVQIEHIEAVRNAEAILSVEGVDACFIGPNDLAGSMGLKPDMSVSDPRHEEAIQEVLRAAKKVGTPAGIHVPDAEHVSRRIEQGFRFIAITNDAGFMRAGARQAMSAIRGWKARG
- a CDS encoding GatB/YqeY domain-containing protein — encoded protein: MALTDDLLADMHAAMRAGNVRRRETLRMLRAAIRNEEVAQGHSLDEAALIEVLQREAKKRQEPLEMYRRAGRQDLVQEMETELAIIAEYLPEPMSAEEVEAVVREAIAETGAEDPRQLGQVMKLVMPRVRGRADGRQVSELARRLLSQSS
- the pheS gene encoding phenylalanine--tRNA ligase subunit alpha; its protein translation is MSRDLERLEQEALEELGRASSGPELEAWHQKYLGRRGQLTLFMRAIGSLPPEKRPQAGQAGNRLRELLEARHREREAQVREIELAQTLAAQAVDVTLPGRRPWTGGLHPVTLTLRRMYDIFAEMGFQVFRSREVETDSYNFELLNMPPHHPARDMWDTFYVSDTVVLRTHTSPGQIHAMRTFYPDPIRVILPGKCYRYEQVTARSESMFYQVEGLAVGHSITLADLKGVMATFARRMYGPERRMRFRASYFPFTEPSVEVDMDCIICGGDGCRVCKQTGWVEIAGAGMVHPTVLRNGGYDPDEFSGFAFGMGPERVAMILNDVDDIRYFYGNDLRFLRQFGSLS
- a CDS encoding response regulator — encoded protein: MAKILIIDDDPDLREMLQLFLSQSDHQVLLASDGLEGLRLAWENQPDLILLDVVLPTVDGHQVLRRLKSMPETKAIPVIMLTAVTAARQVQDLIGSGADDYIIKPFEPYALLQRLKRIVPIQPGRTNVTGSETVAGRDVFALVAARDDWRVSLLARYLAEHGSVEVTSSGLDALAIAIANCVPLILAEPFLADLDGPDLVRRLRGPFQTATAYLVALADRAQAPAERARLLGAGFDEVLVLPPTPAQVRSLAERTKQPRSSLARVRDGVVVLAVLSLSGAAAIRRLRDAMLDFQQANLNRVVIDLTYADGAGAALGALGPFFSYLVGCGLRVRLAVPLSVIENGGESLANLPPLFASVEEALDGWA
- a CDS encoding M20/M25/M40 family metallo-hydrolase, yielding MLEDVKAEIRSDLEELTALDGVSGHEEAVIRALRHKLAPLSDTISVDCFGNVCATVGGSEGYHLLLAAHSDEIGLMVKSVEPEGYLRFSIVGGTQPALLPGRMVRINGSVRGVIGVKSGHLQGPEDRGRLPDPDDLYIDVGAANADEVAALRVRIGDAVAFVSPLVELGRPDIVAGKAIDDRLGCAVLLATMRRLQRERPATRVSCVITTQEEVGLRGAAVAAYSLAPDCAVPVDTFMSGDTPDVDYHREMPAAIGKGPVLLLASGDAAAGNIMHPAMRRLLEQAAQSAGVPYQRATVLGKAATDAASIHLARGGIPTGGIGLARRYSHSPVCTCDLNDAANAVLWLLALVRALESLPSLAFLEE